A stretch of the Melitaea cinxia chromosome 14, ilMelCinx1.1, whole genome shotgun sequence genome encodes the following:
- the LOC123659825 gene encoding uncharacterized protein LOC123659825 — translation MSKSNKTTEDSENKSSFDTQLVIMEQKRNAIFSYLQEIFDMSKNVTTRPSLREDFLDASSNIDTLRSEFNKIVEDYNSRLLLLNPSVKPEFGSLTSFERLYSRVKRLVSEYTGGDKIAKDDDPRRLKPYLPPIQLVSFDGCDLKAWSLFYTNFKTIIHENQTLTDAEKLYYLMGKLSGKAKLACAGITPSAENYQLIFKTLVDKFEDKRFLATSYLDQIYNIKAMSNATPTNLENFLDTFASSVAALKNLNLDNLADFLFLYLAQKKLDPETVRLFELNKHNSDIPLYDDFVAFLREHIKVLQRTSGKQDVPKGVERKADTASKPHKPPKSTHTYTTTATTPVQTFCSLCNLQHEHLYNCSAFHKMSVEDRFKFVKANNLCINCFGNHRLASCSSKSRCRWCASPHHSMIHRNSANVNSANSAFVNSASSSATPSQKAPGATVHHPATTSTAGNDTSKSQSSDSPARSNDVSICSLSSSNISRSPTTVLLATARVIVFDAKGKEYSVRALLDSASQSNFVSRSLCERLGLQASKNPSCSVVKGIGGTTKPIQGSVSIRFFSRFDLSVCFDIDSLVVDKVTERLPTVPVDIANLINFNNLPLADDTYFIPGDIDLLVGASIFPHLLLSRKVQGQSDLTSPLALETVLGYVIVGSAPVRVDSCATVSYCCATDPLETAVRKFWQMEEVNAPKALSPDDTACEEIYSNTTTREADGRYMVALPFKGDVLSLGDSLKKAKTRFFCLERKMLASPKLKEAYDSVILEYLDKGYISRASPDTEATQSLPSYTISHHGVIREDKLTSKLRVVLDASSKTTTQVSLNDILYNGQNLQGNLFNIIVNFRLYGIALSADIRQMFLCIGIRPCDRRFQRILYRFSPQEPLKVYEFNRVCFGLKSSPFHALRTVKQLLLDEGASYPRAKETVDTGLYMDDFVYSVDSEHDAISTAAEVIALLKAGQFDLVKWMSNSQKVLNAIPLSHRLSAVKEFDDSEPHKVLGLCWSPATDYLSLKISVPAKSCTKRTILSCVARIWDVMGFVAPVVLYAKLLIKQLWLCECDWDDVPPEHIIEQWSRFKKELPSLSELKIPRHVGIVTGDIVTIVGFADASEKAYGGVVYFHVKDGRGLRRNAVFLITAKSKVSPRKVVSLARLELCAILTLSSLITRVVEACNNRINIDRILAFSDSTVALCWVHSSPHRWDTFVANRVTKIQNQFPVQTFFHVQGTENPADCLSRGLTPAQIIDHPLWFSGPEWLETDPNLWPVTAFNPSTVSQPPEEKKHVLLAAEGSEGNLIISLADRFSSWSKFLRCVVYVCRFAKLLPRRETVTASDLDYAENLILREIQHSYFANEIANLQSGKYCSPTFQRLKPFLQDKIIRVGGRLRNADISFDTKHPIILPRKGHILDLLVDYHHKVNCHAGPDLLMSILRQRYWILSARNLIRSRVHKCLPCFRLRAKPNFPEMADHRSCRVTPAVKPFLHTGTDYAGPFKVTISRGRGIRPAKAYVCLFVCLTTRAVHIEVASDLSTPSFLGAFKRFQARRGLVACVHSDNATNYVCAKRTLSELHDFLMSKHFRSEFGHILAENRIEWSLNVPTACHFGGNWEANIKSLKAHLYRVIGDQILTLEEFSTVLAQIEAVMNSRPLCRTLSNDPSESLALTPAHFLTLTPLKYLPAQEIEEGPLHLLSRQELIDKLVQSFWKRWKADYLHTLQTRNKWNTPTNPIAKGDVVIIIVDNAPPLHWPLGVVEEVFPGSNGVTRIVRVRTATGTYLRPVVRLCPLPKQ, via the coding sequence ATGTCAAAGAGTAACAAAACGACAGAGGATTCCGAAAATAAGAGTAGTTTTGATACTCAATTAGTTATAATGGAGCAAAAACGCAATGCGATATTTAGTTATCTAcaagaaatttttgatatgtcaAAAAATGTTACTACTAGACCTTCATTACGGGAGGACTTCCTCGACGCTAGTTCTAACATAGACACATTGCGTtccgaatttaacaaaatagtggAAGACTATAACAGTCGCTTATTATTGCTAAACCCTTCAGTGAAACCGGAGTTCGGTAGCCTAACGTCATTTGAACGCCTATACAGCCGAGTTAAGCGTTTAGTCTCTGAGTATACGGGAGGTGATAAAATTGCAAAGGATGATGACCCGCGAAGACTGAAACCTTACTTACCTCCGATTCAATTGGTATCGTTCGATGGTTGCGACTTGAAGGCATGGAGTctgttttatacaaacttcaaaACAATCATACATGAGAACCAGACTCTTACCGACGCCGAAAAGTTATACTACCTTATGGGGAAATTATCCGGAAAGGCCAAATTGGCCTGCGCTGGAATCACGCCATCCGCGGAAAATTATCAACTAATTTTCAAAACGTTAGTTGATAAATTTGAAGATAAACGTTTTTTGGCAACTTCGTACTTAgatcaaatttataatattaaggcGATGTCAAACGCGACTCCGACCAACCTTGAAAATTTTTTGGACACTTTTGCATCGTCGGTTGCCgcgcttaaaaatttaaatttagataatcTGGCTgacttcttatttttatatctcgCTCAAAAGAAGTTAGATCCGGAAACTGTCCGCCTCTTcgagttaaataaacataatagcGACATACCTTTGTATGACGATTTTGTTGCTTTCCTCCGCGAACACATTAAGGTATTACAACGCACTTCTGGGAAACAGGATGTTCCGAAAGGTGTTGAACGAAAAGCGGATACGGCTTCTAAGCCACACAAACCGCCCAAGTCGACGCATACATATACCACTACCGCGACTACGCCTGTACAGACTTTCTGCTCGCTCTGTAATTTACAACACGAGCATCTTTATAATTGTTCCGCTTTTCATAAGATGTCTGTTGAAGATCGTTTCAAGTTTGTTAAGGCGAACAACCtttgtataaattgttttgGGAACCACCGGCTAGCTTCTTGTTCCAGTAAGTCGCGGTGTCGCTGGTGTGCATCTCCTCATCACAGTATGATCCACAGGAATTCCGCCAATGTAAATTCCGCAAATTCCGCATTTGTAAATTCTGCGTCTTCTAGTGCCACTCCTTCGCAGAAGGCGCCCGGTGCTACCGTGCACCATCCTGCTACTACCAGCACTGCTGGCAACGACACCAGTAAGTCACAATCTTCGGATTCACCCGCACGCTCCAATGACGTATCGATTTGTTCATTGTCGAGTTCTAATATTTCTCGCTCACCAACTACGGTGCTGCTCGCCACCGCACGCGTTATTGTCTTCGATGCCAAAGGGAAAGAATATTCTGTGCGCGCATTATTGGACAGTGCTTCACAGAGTAACTTCGTCAGTCGTAGTTTATGCGAACGCTTAGGGTTACAAGCAAGTAAGAATCCAAGCTGTTCGGTAGTTAAAGGGATTGGAGGTACAACCAAACCGATTCAAGGTTCAGTTTCGATAAGGTTCTTTTCTAGGTTCGATCTCAGCGTTTGTTTCGACATAGACTCGCTCGTTGTAGACAAGGTCACAGAACGCTTGCCCACAGTCCCCGTAGATATtgcgaatttaataaatttcaataatttaccTTTGGCAGACGACACTTACTTCATTCCAGGAGACATTGATCTGCTGGTTGGAGCCTCAATATTTCCGCATCTCTTGTTGTCACGTAAGGTTCAAGGTCAATCTGATCTTACCTCGCCGCTAGCTCTGGAAACGGTGTTAGGCTACGTTATCGTCGGCTCTGCTCCTGTTCGTGTTGACAGTTGCGCGACGGTTTCTTACTGTTGTGCTACAGATCCCCTAGAGACTGCCGTGCGTAAATTTTGGCAGATGGAAGAGGTGAACGCACCGAAAGCATTAAGTCCAGACGACACGGCGTGTGAAGAAATTTATAGCAACACGACCACTCGCGAAGCGGACGGACGGTACATGGTCGCACTCCCTTTTAAGGGTGACGTACTGTCGTTAGGCGACTCTCTTAAAAAGGCTAAAACCCGCTTCTTTTGCTTAGAGCGCAAAATGTTAGCGTCGCCTAAGCTTAAAGAGGCCTACGACAGCGTGATCCTGGAATACCTAGACAAAGGATATATCTCCCGCGCATCCCCGGACACGGAGGCAACGCAGAGTTTGCCATCGTACACAATTTCGCATCATGGGGTCATAAGGGAAGACAAGTTGACCTCTAAATTGCGCGTGGTTCTGGACGCTAGTTCCAAGACAACCACACAAGTTTCCCTCAATGACATTCTGTACAATGGTCAGAATCTGCAGGGCAACTTATTCAATATTATCGTTAATTTCCGCTTATATGGTATCGCTCTTTCCGCTGACATTCGTCAAATGTTCCTTTGCATTGGAATTCGTCCATGCGATCGAAGGTTTCAACGCATTTTGTATCGCTTTTCCCCGCAAGAACCTTTAAAGGTTTATGAATTTAACCGCGTTTGTTTCGGACTTAAGTCAAGTCCGTTTCATGCTCTGCGTACAGTGAAGCAACTCCTTTTAGATGAAGGTGCTTCATACCCACGCGCTAAAGAAACCGTAGATACGGGGTTGTATATGGACGACTTCGTCTACAGCGTCGATAGTGAACACGATGCTATCTCCACCGCTGCCGAAGTGATTGCTCTCCTGAAAGCTGGTCAGTTTGACCTTGTGAAGTGGATGAGTAATTCACAAAAGGTTTTAAACGCAATTCCGCTGTCTCATCGTCTTTCCGCAGTTAAAGAATTCGACGATTCTGAACCACATAAGGTACTCGGCTTATGTTGGTCACCCGCTACAGACTATCTCAGTCTTAAGATTAGTGTTCCCGCTAAATCATGTACTAAACGTACAATTTTGTCATGTGTCGCTAGAATATGGGACGTCATGGGTTTCGTTGCTCCCGTCGTCTTATACGCAAAGCTTCTTATCAAACAACTTTGGTTGTGCGAATGTGATTGGGATGATGTACCTCCTGAACATATTATTGAACAGTGGTCCCGTTTCAAGAAGGAACTACCCTCGCTAAGTGAATTGAAAATTCCGCGGCATGTAGGCATCGTCACTGGTGATATCGTAACAATCGTGGGGTTCGCGGACGCGAGCGAAAAGGCCTATGGAGGAGTAGTTTACTTCCACGTAAAAGACGGCAGAGGCCTTCGCAGGAATGCAGTATTTTTGATAACTGCTAAATCCAAAGTCTCGCCTCGTAAAGTCGTATCACTAGCGCGATTGGAGCTTTGTGCGATCCTTACACTAAGCAGCTTAATTACAAGGGTAGTTGAAGCCTGCAACAACCGCATTAATATCGACCGCATTCTCGCTTTTTCGGATTCAACGGTGGCATTGTGCTGGGTGCATTCTTCACCTCATCGTTGGGATACTTTCGTGGCCAACAGGGTCACCAAAATTCAAAATCAGTTTCCCGTTCAAACTTTTTTCCATGTGCAAGGCACTGAAAATCCCGCCGATTGTTTGTCGCGAGGTCTTACACCCGCACAAATAATTGATCACCCGCTTTGGTTCTCTGGCCCTGAGTGGCTTGAAACGGATCCAAATCTTTGGCCTGTTACCGCTTTCAATCCTTCCACGGTGTCACAGCCTCCGGAAGAAAAGAAACATGTTCTTCTCGCTGCAGAAGGCAGCGAAGGAAATCTAATAATTTCGCTCGCAGATCGCTTCTCATCATGGTCGAAGTTTTTACGTTGTGTAGTTTACGTTTGTCGTTTCGCTAAGCTGCTACCGCGTCGTGAAACAGTGACTGCGTCGGATCTGGATTACGCTGAAAATTTGATTTTGCGTGAAATACAGCACTCTTACTTCGCAAACGAAATTGCCAATTTACAATCAGGCAAATATTGCAGCCCAACGTTTCAACGCCTCAAACCTTTCCTTCAGGATAAAATCATAAGAGTTGGAGGTCGTTTGAGAAACGCCGATATAAGCTTCGATACAAAACATCCGATCATTCTGCCGCGAAAGGGTCATATATTAGATCTTCTGGTTGATTATCATCATAAAGTCAATTGCCATGCCGGTCCAGATTTGTTGATGTCCATACTCCGTCAGAGATATTGGATTTTATCCGCTCGCAATTTAATTCGAAGCCGGGTACACAAATGTCTACCCTGCTTTAGACTCCGCGCTAAACCAAATTTTCCGGAAATGGCAGATCACCGCTCGTGTCGAGTTACGCCGGCCGTTAAGCCTTTTTTGCACACTGGCACTGATTACGCAGGCCCCTTTAAAGTGACTATATCTCGCGGCCGCGGAATTCGACCAGCAAAGGCATACGTTTGTCTATTCGTGTGCTTAACCACTCGCGCTGTACATATAGAAGTTGCGAGCGATTTAAGCACACCTAGCTTCCTCGGAGCATTTAAACGCTTTCAGGCGCGCCGAGGCCTCGTCGCTTGCGTGCACTCTGATAATGCGACGAATTACGTATGTGCCAAGCGCACGCTATCTGAATTGCACGACTTTTTAATGTCAAAACACTTCAGGTCTGAATTTGGTCACATACTTGCAGAAAACCGCATCGAATGGTCACTGAACGTTCCAACTGCTTGTCATTTTGGTGGCAATTGGGAGGCCAACATTAAAAGTCTCAAAGCTCATTTATATCGCGTGATAGGCGACCAAATTCTGACCTTGGAGGAGTTCAGTACTGTGCTTGCTCAAATCGAGGCAGTCATGAACTCTCGTCCATTGTGCCGCACACTATCGAACGATCCATCGGAATCTCTCGCGTTGACACCGGCTCACTTTCTCACCCTCACCCCTTTAAAATACTTACCGGCTCAGGAGATAGAAGAAGGTCCGTTACATTTGCTTTCGCGTCAAGAATTGATCGATAAACTTGTTCAGTCGTTCTGGAAACGATGGAAGGCTGACTACTTACATACGCTACAGACTCGAAATAAATGGAACACTCCAACCAATCCGATCGCTAAGGGGGATGTGGTAATAATTATAGTCGATAATGCACCGCCACTTCACTGGCCGTTAGGGGTAGTTGAGGAAGTCTTCCCTGGATCGAATGGTGTCACGCGTATTGTTCGCGTTCGTACCGCTACAGGAACGTATTTGCGTCCTGTAGTGCGTCTTTGTCCACTACCTAAACAGTAA